In Opitutaceae bacterium TAV5, one genomic interval encodes:
- a CDS encoding 50S ribosomal protein L14 — MSNATSSQPAIKFSAEHVAWQAADPVAVAAWYVKHLGFEIVRQGPAPVHMHFIADATRRLVIEIYNNPKASVPDYRTYDPLHLHVAFAVENPAAARDYLLANGATLAADLENLPNGDQIIMLRDPWGFAVQVLKRAKPML; from the coding sequence ATGTCCAACGCCACCTCCTCCCAACCCGCCATCAAATTCTCCGCCGAGCACGTCGCCTGGCAGGCCGCCGACCCGGTCGCCGTCGCCGCCTGGTACGTCAAGCATCTCGGCTTCGAAATCGTGCGCCAGGGCCCCGCGCCCGTGCACATGCACTTCATCGCCGACGCCACACGTCGTCTCGTCATCGAGATCTACAACAACCCCAAAGCCAGCGTTCCCGACTACCGTACTTACGACCCGCTCCATCTCCACGTCGCCTTCGCCGTGGAAAATCCCGCCGCCGCCCGCGACTATCTCCTCGCCAACGGCGCCACCCTCGCCGCCGATCTCGAAAACCTCCCCAACGGCGACCAGATCATCATGCTCCGCGATCCCTGGGGTTTCGCCGTGCAAGTCCTCAAGCGCGCCAAGCCGATGCTCTGA
- a CDS encoding molecular chaperone GroES, with protein MKAAYYEGNKTFRVADAPAIPPAPGEVRLKVAYVGICGTDVHIYHGHMDQRVKIPQIIGHEMSGTIAEVGPGVTGFAVGDSVVVRPLDNRAETPADRGNSHICRNLKFIGIDSPGGFQTYWNVPAFAVHKAPPATDLKLAALAEPLAVACHDVRLGGVKPGELAVVIGGGPIGILVALVARAAGAQVIISEVNELRLAFARSLGFEAHSPLATDLPALCREKSGDAGADIVFEVSGAKSAAATMTDLLAIRGRIVVVAIYPKPVEINLHQFFWKELKLIGARVYEREDYEKALALIASRELPLEKLVTRVEPLTRIQAAFDNLGSTPDAMKILIDCQA; from the coding sequence ATGAAAGCCGCTTACTACGAAGGTAACAAAACATTCCGCGTCGCCGATGCTCCCGCCATTCCGCCGGCCCCCGGAGAAGTCCGCCTCAAGGTCGCCTACGTCGGCATCTGCGGCACCGACGTCCACATCTATCACGGGCACATGGACCAGCGCGTCAAAATACCTCAAATCATCGGTCACGAGATGTCCGGCACCATCGCCGAGGTCGGCCCCGGCGTCACCGGCTTCGCCGTCGGCGATTCTGTTGTTGTCCGCCCGCTCGACAATCGCGCCGAAACGCCCGCCGACCGCGGCAACAGCCACATCTGCCGCAACCTGAAATTCATCGGCATCGACTCGCCCGGCGGTTTCCAGACGTACTGGAATGTTCCCGCTTTCGCCGTCCACAAGGCTCCGCCTGCGACCGATCTCAAGCTCGCCGCGCTGGCCGAACCGCTCGCCGTCGCCTGCCACGACGTGCGTCTCGGCGGCGTCAAGCCCGGCGAACTCGCCGTCGTCATCGGCGGCGGCCCCATCGGCATCCTCGTGGCGCTCGTCGCCCGCGCCGCCGGTGCGCAGGTCATCATCAGCGAAGTCAACGAACTCCGGCTCGCCTTCGCCCGCTCGCTCGGCTTCGAGGCGCACAGCCCGCTCGCGACCGACCTGCCCGCGCTTTGCCGCGAGAAAAGCGGCGACGCCGGGGCCGACATCGTTTTTGAAGTGTCCGGCGCGAAATCCGCCGCCGCCACCATGACCGACCTCCTCGCCATCCGCGGCCGCATCGTCGTCGTGGCGATCTACCCCAAACCGGTTGAAATCAACCTCCACCAGTTTTTCTGGAAGGAACTGAAACTCATCGGCGCCCGGGTGTATGAACGTGAGGACTACGAAAAAGCCCTCGCCCTGATCGCCAGCCGCGAGCTCCCGCTCGAAAAACTCGTCACCCGCGTCGAACCGCTCACCCGCATCCAGGCGGCCTTCGACAACCTCGGCAGCACGCCCGATGCGATGAAAATCCTCATCGACTGCCAGGCGTAA
- a CDS encoding glycoside hydrolase, with protein sequence MKRRLPAVVRTITPMSVFTPFALPVPPVIPDRRVDIRDHGAHPGGALLNTRAIADAIQACARQGGGRVVVPSGIWLTGAIHFRSRIDLHLEAGAELRFSQNPDDYLPPVLSQRGGVMIYNYSPFLYAHRCEDISITGAGLLNGQGQSWWPWKHSQPGMSSIQGPDNFAALRTPLEERVFGTREAGVRPVFCQPIECKRVLIEGVTFRDSPSWTLQPVWCADLTLRHSTILNPPSPFSHNTDGIDPDACRNVLIEHCVVDTGDDAICIKAGRDEDAWEAGIPCENILIRHCEIRSGHGGITIGSEMSAGVRNLHAHDCTCDGTDTAIRIKTKPGRGGFIKDILIENITARRIRHAAVELTFHYGDTLEKPPDPKNLKHVPAVENILIRNVRCDSAREALHLRGLPGHPLKNVTLQNLEIHAFQNPLREAMETLREERVILHPLASPDILRHPPQIPAAVATARRVADIIEAPEILFPPEKRPMARRRVIPVAPAETGPARLRWKPAPGVGTVRPMSLRIVAAVDERVPHQVDVANAATGEHYGAIDVLYACPGQVFELALTTEQTAAALRDGLSLSAKNGASPLWIVAPGPNAPDAVLPQLYADNAPPTLENFLALFCSAASLQPCDWMEICVLDGLFDWAMKGRKDAQQTVFDHLDTFLHPGTGQRENIRSHPCDDEAGGPESTGPFAILAALAPGHPALRFADEGFEKHLRPGTGTIGLNTIVTESNYNIAYPMMMMATEAGRADLRERALRQLEVARERLTAPDDLYLRHFFDTGEKTFRNWSRGVAWYYLGLVRTLALLPPKERPASLVAEAGRVAAWVTRHQLPDGLWPCFLKENDLLPDSSGSAGIAAALALGVRHGMVDASLLPAAAKAFDGLMTFMTHDGWLRGTAQSNKRETHHMDIQRSTFRVIAPWGMGLFAQLAAALDH encoded by the coding sequence GTGAAACGCCGTCTGCCTGCCGTCGTCCGCACCATCACGCCCATGTCAGTCTTCACCCCTTTCGCGCTTCCCGTGCCGCCCGTCATCCCCGACCGGCGGGTGGACATCCGGGATCACGGCGCACACCCCGGCGGCGCCCTCCTCAACACCCGTGCCATCGCTGATGCCATCCAGGCCTGCGCCCGCCAGGGCGGCGGCCGGGTCGTCGTTCCCTCCGGCATCTGGCTCACCGGCGCCATCCACTTCCGCAGCCGCATCGACCTCCACCTCGAAGCCGGAGCCGAGCTTCGTTTCAGCCAGAATCCCGACGATTACCTGCCCCCCGTGCTTTCCCAGCGCGGCGGCGTCATGATCTACAACTACTCGCCCTTTCTCTACGCCCACCGTTGCGAGGATATCAGCATCACCGGCGCGGGCCTGCTCAACGGGCAGGGACAAAGCTGGTGGCCCTGGAAGCACTCCCAGCCCGGCATGTCCAGCATCCAGGGCCCCGACAACTTCGCCGCCCTGCGCACTCCTCTGGAAGAGCGGGTGTTCGGTACGCGGGAGGCCGGGGTGCGCCCCGTCTTCTGCCAGCCCATCGAATGCAAACGGGTGCTCATCGAAGGTGTCACCTTCCGCGACAGCCCCTCCTGGACACTCCAGCCCGTCTGGTGCGCCGATCTCACCCTCCGCCACTCCACCATCCTCAACCCGCCCTCGCCCTTTTCCCACAACACCGACGGCATCGACCCCGATGCCTGCCGCAACGTCCTCATCGAACACTGCGTCGTCGATACCGGGGACGACGCCATCTGCATCAAGGCCGGGCGCGACGAAGACGCCTGGGAGGCCGGCATCCCCTGCGAAAACATCCTCATCCGCCACTGCGAAATCCGCTCCGGCCACGGCGGCATCACCATCGGCAGCGAAATGTCTGCGGGCGTGCGCAACCTGCACGCCCACGACTGCACCTGCGATGGCACCGACACCGCCATCCGCATAAAAACCAAACCCGGGCGCGGCGGCTTCATCAAAGACATCCTCATCGAGAACATCACGGCCCGCCGCATCCGCCACGCGGCGGTGGAACTCACCTTCCACTACGGCGACACGCTCGAAAAACCGCCCGATCCCAAAAATCTCAAGCACGTGCCCGCGGTGGAAAACATCCTCATCCGCAACGTGCGCTGCGACTCGGCGCGGGAGGCTCTGCACCTGCGCGGCCTGCCCGGTCATCCGCTGAAAAACGTCACCCTCCAAAACCTGGAAATCCACGCCTTCCAAAACCCGCTCCGGGAGGCGATGGAAACCCTGCGCGAGGAACGGGTGATCCTCCATCCGCTCGCCTCGCCCGACATCCTCCGCCACCCGCCCCAAATCCCCGCCGCCGTAGCCACCGCCCGCCGCGTCGCCGACATCATCGAAGCGCCCGAAATCCTCTTCCCGCCGGAAAAGCGTCCCATGGCCCGCCGCCGGGTCATCCCCGTGGCCCCGGCCGAAACAGGCCCCGCCCGCCTGCGCTGGAAACCGGCCCCCGGCGTCGGCACTGTCCGCCCCATGAGCCTGCGCATCGTCGCCGCCGTGGACGAACGCGTTCCCCATCAGGTTGACGTCGCCAATGCCGCCACCGGCGAGCACTACGGCGCCATCGACGTGCTCTACGCCTGCCCCGGCCAGGTTTTTGAACTCGCCCTCACCACGGAACAGACCGCCGCCGCCCTCCGCGACGGTCTCTCTCTCAGCGCGAAGAACGGAGCGTCCCCTCTCTGGATTGTCGCCCCCGGCCCCAACGCGCCTGATGCCGTCCTGCCCCAGCTCTACGCCGACAACGCCCCGCCCACCCTCGAAAACTTCCTCGCCCTCTTCTGTTCCGCCGCCTCCCTGCAGCCTTGCGACTGGATGGAAATCTGCGTCCTCGACGGCCTGTTCGACTGGGCCATGAAAGGCCGCAAGGACGCGCAGCAGACCGTCTTCGACCACCTCGACACCTTCCTTCACCCCGGGACCGGCCAGCGCGAGAACATCCGAAGCCACCCCTGCGACGACGAAGCCGGCGGCCCCGAGTCCACCGGCCCTTTCGCCATCCTTGCCGCCCTCGCTCCCGGACACCCCGCCCTGCGTTTCGCCGATGAAGGTTTCGAAAAACACCTCCGCCCCGGGACCGGAACCATCGGGCTGAATACCATTGTCACGGAAAGTAACTACAATATCGCCTACCCCATGATGATGATGGCGACCGAGGCCGGACGCGCGGACTTGCGCGAACGTGCCCTCCGCCAGCTCGAGGTCGCCCGTGAACGGCTCACCGCGCCCGACGACCTTTACCTCCGGCACTTTTTCGATACCGGCGAAAAAACCTTCCGCAACTGGAGTCGCGGCGTCGCGTGGTATTACCTCGGCCTCGTCCGCACCCTCGCCCTGCTTCCGCCAAAAGAACGTCCCGCATCGCTCGTCGCTGAAGCCGGACGCGTCGCCGCCTGGGTCACCCGGCATCAACTGCCCGACGGACTCTGGCCCTGCTTCCTCAAGGAAAACGATCTTCTCCCCGACTCCTCCGGCAGCGCCGGCATTGCCGCCGCCCTCGCCCTCGGTGTCCGGCACGGCATGGTCGATGCCTCTCTCCTTCCCGCCGCCGCCAAAGCCTTCGACGGCCTGATGACCTTCATGACGCATGACGGCTGGCTTCGCGGCACCGCGCAGAGCAACAAAAGGGAAACGCACCACATGGACATCCAGCGCTCCACTTTCCGCGTCATCGCCCCCTGGGGCATGGGCCTTTTCGCGCAGCTCGCCGCCGCCCTCGACCATTGA
- a CDS encoding glyoxylate reductase encodes MKKILFACTIEDPSARARIEKVTTLVEAPEAGTPEKILAAAVREHAEAIIVPFTAQHLITREVIDGLPGLKLIGSTYGGVRQNIDELHALAKGLCVIHTGPTRVRPMAEYTLALALTALTRIANYHHCMRSGEVWPRMKFGRTRILHNRKVGVIGFGWIGKGIAELFRQFSDHVVVHSEHSTEAALREQGFRKAASLLSLFAECEVIILAGGHNPRTHHMIRREHFEAMADEALFINIARGKMVRQEDMIAVVEKKNILLALDVFEEEPLEADSPLRRNDRVLLAPHRANAPREFEQRWQFLADELERFARGERPLTALNVDRAKVMSES; translated from the coding sequence ATGAAAAAAATCCTGTTCGCCTGCACCATCGAAGATCCCTCCGCCCGCGCGCGTATTGAAAAAGTCACCACGCTCGTCGAGGCACCCGAAGCCGGCACTCCGGAAAAAATCCTCGCCGCCGCCGTCCGCGAGCACGCCGAGGCGATCATCGTGCCCTTCACCGCGCAGCACCTCATCACCCGCGAAGTGATCGACGGCCTGCCCGGCCTCAAACTCATCGGCAGCACCTACGGAGGAGTCCGCCAGAACATCGACGAACTCCACGCGCTCGCCAAGGGCCTGTGCGTCATCCACACCGGGCCCACGCGGGTGCGTCCGATGGCCGAGTATACGCTGGCGCTCGCTCTCACCGCCCTCACCCGGATTGCCAACTACCATCACTGCATGCGCAGCGGCGAAGTCTGGCCGCGCATGAAATTTGGCCGCACCCGCATCCTTCACAACCGCAAGGTGGGCGTCATCGGCTTCGGCTGGATCGGCAAAGGCATCGCGGAGCTTTTTCGCCAGTTCAGCGATCACGTCGTGGTCCATTCCGAACACTCCACCGAGGCCGCGCTGCGCGAGCAGGGATTCCGCAAGGCGGCTTCGCTGCTCTCGCTGTTTGCCGAATGCGAAGTCATCATCCTCGCTGGCGGGCACAACCCCAGGACGCATCACATGATCCGCCGCGAACACTTCGAGGCAATGGCCGACGAGGCCCTTTTTATCAACATCGCCCGCGGCAAGATGGTGCGCCAGGAGGACATGATCGCCGTGGTGGAAAAGAAAAACATCCTGCTCGCCCTCGACGTTTTCGAGGAGGAGCCGCTGGAGGCCGACAGTCCGCTGCGACGCAACGACCGGGTTCTCCTCGCGCCGCATCGCGCCAACGCTCCGCGCGAGTTCGAACAACGCTGGCAGTTTCTCGCCGACGAACTGGAGCGGTTCGCCCGCGGCGAACGCCCGCTCACCGCGCTCAACGTGGACCGCGCCAAGGTCATGAGCGAATCCTGA